From a single Calothrix sp. NIES-2098 genomic region:
- a CDS encoding single-stranded-DNA-specific exonuclease RecJ — MQWTLAATEQPPEWFIQAVKKYTPASSGLYAAQLLWQRGIQDKSQLEGFVNYKAYQPASPFEFGEEMHLAVARLQQARNAGEKVAIWGDFDADGITSTSVLWDGLGQFFVQNLQLTYYIPNRLKESHGLNNSGIDNLAKEGFTLIVTCDTGSTNIDEIIYAQKLGIDVIVTDHHTLPTERPPVKAIINPRNLPNEHPLYNLSGVAVAYKLVEALYQALPNVAKHPLEDLLDLVAVGLIADLVQLSGDCRYLAQLGIQRLQEDFKQPPAARRRPGVGRLLELCQKSGDRPTDISFGLGPRINAVSRIQGDASFCVELLTSRDLKRCHELAEDTELANARRKSLQKDVQTQVAQKLSQLDLSTTSAIVLADAQWPVGVLGLVAGQVAQETGRPTILLSTESPISEDGENGIPASSSLARGSARSINSVDLYQLVKDQAHLLHRFGGHPYAAGLSMPVENIPLFSEAINQRLRQSLGGKTLTPTVQADIAVTVADLGKDLFLELKVLEPCGMGNPVPKLLIQNCWFENAWHRNQQDSQGKKIQYIKTDFDIRDDSTRNAFPGIWWGHYKDELPIGRCDCIAELDYNTFKKRYEIRLIAVRPSANSVFTTHNSELILDWRDREQSELKKQNSALILEECPASWDDLRAWWKRSLYNHQQLAIAWTKPHQQPPAEIWLTLVGIAKYLSRTNHLVTRVQLLDKLGIGDQTLLLGIRALKYLGFTLQRQDNYLRISQEPKNVSQTQADAAIAKFLAAVREEQFQKEYFAEVPISTIVAMVNTQ; from the coding sequence ATGCAGTGGACTCTAGCCGCAACTGAACAGCCACCAGAGTGGTTTATCCAAGCAGTGAAAAAGTATACCCCTGCATCAAGTGGACTTTATGCAGCACAATTATTATGGCAACGGGGTATTCAAGATAAATCCCAATTAGAAGGTTTTGTCAACTACAAAGCCTACCAACCAGCTAGCCCCTTTGAGTTTGGGGAAGAAATGCATTTAGCTGTCGCGCGTTTGCAACAAGCACGCAATGCTGGTGAGAAAGTGGCGATTTGGGGAGACTTTGATGCTGATGGAATTACTTCTACATCTGTGCTTTGGGATGGTTTGGGGCAATTTTTTGTCCAAAACTTGCAGTTAACTTATTACATTCCCAATCGCCTCAAAGAATCCCACGGACTCAACAATTCAGGTATTGATAACTTAGCAAAAGAAGGTTTTACATTAATTGTTACTTGCGATACTGGCAGCACAAATATTGATGAAATTATTTATGCTCAAAAGCTAGGCATTGATGTCATAGTTACAGACCATCACACATTACCCACAGAACGCCCACCAGTTAAGGCAATTATCAACCCCCGCAATTTGCCGAATGAACATCCGCTATATAATCTTTCTGGGGTGGCGGTAGCTTATAAATTAGTAGAAGCACTATATCAAGCTCTGCCTAATGTAGCAAAACATCCTTTAGAAGATTTATTAGATTTAGTGGCAGTAGGGTTAATTGCTGATTTGGTGCAGTTAAGTGGCGATTGTCGCTATTTAGCACAATTGGGAATTCAACGTTTACAGGAAGATTTTAAGCAACCACCCGCAGCACGGCGACGACCGGGGGTAGGCAGATTATTAGAACTATGCCAAAAAAGTGGCGATCGCCCCACAGATATTTCTTTTGGTTTGGGGCCGCGGATCAATGCAGTTAGCCGCATTCAAGGCGATGCTAGCTTTTGTGTAGAATTACTCACCAGCCGAGACCTCAAACGCTGTCACGAACTAGCAGAAGACACAGAACTAGCCAACGCCCGCCGTAAGTCTTTGCAGAAAGATGTCCAAACCCAAGTAGCGCAAAAACTTAGCCAATTAGATTTGTCTACCACCAGTGCGATCGTGCTAGCAGACGCCCAATGGCCTGTAGGCGTGTTGGGCTTAGTGGCTGGACAAGTAGCACAAGAAACAGGTCGCCCAACGATTTTGTTGAGTACAGAAAGCCCTATTTCCGAAGATGGGGAGAATGGTATCCCTGCATCTTCCTCCCTTGCTAGGGGTTCTGCCCGTTCAATAAATTCTGTCGATTTATACCAACTAGTCAAAGACCAAGCACATCTATTACATCGCTTTGGCGGACATCCTTATGCTGCCGGGTTGAGTATGCCAGTAGAAAATATTCCCTTATTTTCAGAAGCAATTAATCAAAGGTTGCGGCAATCATTGGGAGGAAAAACTCTCACGCCCACAGTGCAAGCAGACATTGCAGTTACAGTAGCAGATTTAGGAAAAGATTTATTTTTAGAATTAAAAGTCTTAGAACCTTGTGGAATGGGTAATCCCGTCCCGAAACTTTTAATTCAAAATTGCTGGTTTGAAAATGCTTGGCACCGCAATCAACAAGATTCTCAAGGGAAAAAAATCCAGTACATTAAAACCGATTTTGATATTCGCGATGATTCTACGAGAAATGCTTTTCCGGGTATTTGGTGGGGACATTACAAAGATGAATTACCTATTGGTAGATGTGATTGCATAGCTGAGTTGGACTACAACACCTTTAAAAAACGCTATGAAATTAGATTAATAGCTGTTCGTCCCAGCGCTAACTCAGTATTTACTACTCACAATTCAGAACTGATTTTAGACTGGCGCGATCGAGAACAATCTGAACTCAAAAAGCAGAACTCAGCACTGATTCTGGAAGAATGTCCTGCTAGTTGGGATGATTTACGCGCTTGGTGGAAGCGGAGTCTTTACAATCATCAACAACTGGCGATCGCCTGGACTAAACCCCACCAGCAACCACCTGCTGAAATTTGGCTAACTCTGGTAGGAATTGCTAAATACCTCAGTCGCACCAATCACCTAGTTACCCGCGTCCAACTTTTAGACAAACTGGGCATTGGCGACCAAACCTTACTTTTAGGTATCAGAGCTTTAAAATATTTAGGATTTACTCTGCAACGCCAAGACAATTATTTGCGCATTAGCCAAGAACCCAAAAATGTCTCGCAAACCCAAGCCGATGCTGCTATTGCCAAGTTTTTAGCAGCTGTTCGTGAAGAACAATTTCAGAAAGAGTATTTTGCAGAAGTACCTATATCTACAATTGTGGCGATGGTTAATACTCAGTAG
- a CDS encoding N-terminal acetyltransferase, protein MTNIDDTDTVYVRELGIDDIAPVYHLGEELFTSDLYPYLYRTWDEWEVIGLYNTDPEYCLVAEIDGELAGFILGTIITKASWTYGYILWLGVDPQFQRRGVADKLVDKVVARMIEDGARFMLVDTDPTNTSAVKFFNRKGFGNTRQHIFLSMNLSKHPHYGRLIDYEHQKAERAGYRRSRPAAIRTRKPEGFSSEVVLNPLVHEPQVDLIINDE, encoded by the coding sequence ATGACAAATATTGATGACACGGACACAGTTTATGTCCGTGAATTAGGAATTGATGATATAGCTCCTGTGTACCACTTAGGAGAAGAATTATTTACCAGCGATTTATATCCTTATTTGTATAGAACTTGGGACGAATGGGAGGTGATTGGACTTTACAACACAGACCCAGAATATTGCTTAGTGGCTGAAATAGATGGCGAACTCGCCGGATTTATTTTAGGAACTATTATTACCAAAGCATCTTGGACTTACGGTTATATTTTGTGGCTAGGAGTCGATCCGCAATTTCAACGTCGGGGAGTAGCAGATAAGTTAGTTGATAAAGTCGTCGCCCGGATGATTGAAGACGGGGCGCGGTTCATGCTGGTAGACACAGATCCCACCAATACATCAGCAGTTAAGTTTTTCAACCGCAAAGGTTTTGGCAATACTCGTCAGCATATTTTCTTGTCGATGAATCTCAGCAAGCATCCACATTATGGCAGACTGATTGATTATGAACATCAAAAAGCTGAAAGAGCAGGTTATAGGCGATCGCGTCCTGCTGCTATTCGCACCCGTAAGCCTGAGGGATTTTCTAGTGAAGTAGTCCTTAATCCCCTAGTACATGAACCTCAGGTAGATTTAATCATTAATGATGAATAG
- a CDS encoding peptide deformylase produces MPSEIAVEKKKLKNPPLQLHYLGDRVLRQPAKRITKVDDELRQLVREMLQTMYSKDGIGLAAPQVGVHKQLIVIDLEPDNPANPPLVLINPTIKQVSKEICVAQEGCLSIPNVYMDVKRPEVVEIAYKDEYGRPKTLKANDLLARCIQHEMDHLNGVVFVDRVDNSLTLAQELSKNGFSYQAVKPVA; encoded by the coding sequence ATGCCCTCCGAAATTGCTGTCGAGAAAAAAAAGTTAAAAAATCCTCCGTTGCAACTTCACTATTTAGGCGATCGCGTTTTACGTCAACCAGCAAAACGCATTACCAAAGTAGATGATGAATTGCGCCAACTGGTACGCGAAATGCTGCAAACTATGTACAGCAAAGATGGCATTGGTTTGGCTGCGCCGCAAGTAGGAGTTCATAAACAACTAATAGTTATCGATTTAGAACCAGATAACCCAGCTAATCCACCACTGGTATTGATCAACCCCACAATTAAACAGGTAAGCAAGGAAATCTGCGTTGCGCAAGAAGGATGTTTGAGCATTCCCAATGTTTACATGGATGTAAAGCGCCCAGAAGTGGTGGAAATTGCCTATAAAGATGAATATGGCCGTCCTAAGACATTAAAAGCTAATGACTTACTCGCACGCTGCATTCAGCACGAAATGGATCACCTCAATGGCGTGGTATTTGTAGATCGCGTAGATAATTCCTTGACTTTGGCCCAGGAACTATCTAAAAATGGCTTCTCGTATCAAGCGGTGAAACCTGTAGCATAG
- a CDS encoding cell-division protein yields MWKFLNKLDYLLKETFLGLLRGGWMNWAAVSTVTVLLFLFGMSLQTSWQLEKLLYQFGSQMEVSVYLDSGTSAATIEPLVTTMPDVVATKTITKEQAWSKLVKELRISDIEGATQQLGENPLVDEVKVKARNTEVVANLSTQLAKLPGVSTVQYVDEAVKRIAQLHAGLNWITLTITILLTLTAIAVTSITIRLIVMARRQEIEIMQLVGATTAWIYLPFILQGISFGIVGGAIAWSLISLVQQFLGNLLANQPEFIQFLTKGLQLTPIQILLLPLILLSFGAAVGLMGSLFAVRRFARS; encoded by the coding sequence GTGTGGAAATTTTTAAATAAACTTGACTACCTGCTTAAAGAAACTTTCCTGGGTTTGCTGCGGGGAGGTTGGATGAACTGGGCAGCTGTCAGTACTGTAACGGTATTGCTATTTTTATTTGGGATGAGTTTGCAAACTTCCTGGCAATTAGAAAAACTCCTCTATCAGTTTGGTAGCCAGATGGAAGTCTCAGTTTATCTGGATTCGGGGACATCAGCCGCAACTATTGAACCACTGGTGACAACCATGCCTGATGTAGTAGCAACTAAAACAATCACCAAGGAACAAGCTTGGAGTAAGTTAGTTAAGGAACTGAGAATTTCTGATATTGAAGGTGCTACCCAGCAGCTAGGAGAAAATCCCCTAGTTGATGAAGTGAAGGTAAAAGCACGGAACACTGAAGTTGTGGCAAATTTATCGACACAGTTAGCTAAGTTACCGGGAGTGAGTACGGTGCAGTATGTCGATGAAGCAGTGAAACGCATCGCTCAGTTGCACGCAGGTCTGAACTGGATTACTTTGACAATTACTATCCTCCTCACCTTAACTGCGATCGCTGTCACTAGTATTACCATTCGCCTAATTGTGATGGCGCGACGCCAAGAAATAGAAATTATGCAGTTAGTAGGTGCAACTACTGCTTGGATTTACTTACCCTTTATTTTGCAAGGTATAAGTTTTGGCATAGTTGGCGGTGCGATCGCTTGGAGTTTGATTTCTCTAGTTCAACAGTTTCTCGGAAATCTGCTAGCTAACCAGCCTGAGTTTATTCAATTTCTTACTAAAGGTTTGCAACTCACTCCCATACAAATCTTATTGTTACCCCTGATTCTCTTGAGCTTTGGTGCAGCTGTAGGATTAATGGGGAGTTTATTTGCTGTTCGGCGTTTTGCCAGAAGTTAG
- a CDS encoding EmrB/QacA family drug resistance transporter, with amino-acid sequence MAKTGAIQQNPTLPPEHVPLRTWIGVLASMLGAFMAVLDIQITNASLQEIQASLGATLEEGSWISTAYLVAEIVVIPLTGWLSRVFSLRRYLLVNTVLFIFFSICCAWSWNLNSMIVFRALQGFTGGILIPSAMTVVLTTLPQSKQSVGLAAFAITAVFAPSIGPTLGGWLTENFSWQYNFYINVFPGVLMLTGVWYGIKQDQLQLQLLKQGDWWGIISMAIGLGSLQVVLEEGSRKDWFGSALIVRLSVIAAIFIALFLFIELTRKQPFINLGLLLRRNFGLASIVNISLGVGLYGSIYILPLYLAQIQQYNALQIGEVLIWAGIPQLFIIPFIPKLMQRIDVRFMVGLGVSLFAISAFMNAGMTHQTGLDQLRWSQLVRAMGQPLIMVPLSSIATAGLNPKEAGSASGLFNMMRNMGGSIGIASLATLLTNREQFHSNRLGDSVSLYNPETQQRIDQMTQYFISRGADLSTAQNQAIASISNIVRREAFVMAFNDCFYFIGIALLLSGLAIIFIKKVKATGGAVGH; translated from the coding sequence ATGGCTAAGACAGGTGCTATTCAGCAAAATCCTACCCTACCGCCAGAACACGTACCTCTGAGAACTTGGATTGGTGTATTAGCCAGTATGCTTGGCGCATTTATGGCGGTTTTAGATATTCAAATTACTAACGCTTCATTACAAGAAATTCAAGCTAGTTTAGGCGCAACCTTAGAAGAGGGTTCTTGGATTTCTACTGCTTATTTGGTTGCAGAAATTGTAGTCATCCCGTTAACCGGATGGTTATCGCGAGTGTTTTCGCTACGCCGTTATCTATTAGTAAATACCGTATTATTTATCTTTTTTTCTATATGCTGTGCTTGGTCGTGGAACCTCAATTCCATGATTGTCTTTCGTGCTTTACAAGGCTTCACTGGTGGGATTTTAATTCCTTCAGCAATGACAGTTGTACTGACGACTTTGCCACAATCTAAGCAATCAGTAGGACTAGCAGCATTCGCGATTACCGCAGTTTTTGCACCCTCAATTGGCCCGACATTAGGAGGTTGGTTAACAGAAAATTTTAGTTGGCAGTATAACTTCTATATAAATGTATTTCCTGGTGTGTTAATGCTTACCGGAGTCTGGTATGGCATTAAACAAGATCAACTGCAATTACAATTGCTAAAACAAGGCGATTGGTGGGGAATTATTTCAATGGCGATTGGCTTAGGTTCCCTACAAGTTGTATTAGAAGAAGGTAGCCGCAAAGATTGGTTTGGTTCGGCTTTAATTGTCCGCTTAAGTGTAATAGCAGCAATATTTATAGCATTATTTTTATTTATAGAATTAACTCGCAAGCAACCATTTATTAATTTAGGATTGTTGCTGCGGCGAAATTTTGGTTTAGCTAGTATTGTTAATATTTCGTTGGGTGTGGGATTATATGGCTCAATTTATATTTTGCCTTTATATCTCGCCCAAATTCAACAATATAATGCGCTACAAATCGGTGAAGTATTAATTTGGGCAGGTATTCCCCAATTATTTATTATTCCCTTTATACCGAAATTGATGCAACGCATTGATGTGCGCTTTATGGTTGGTTTGGGCGTTTCTCTGTTTGCTATCAGTGCTTTTATGAACGCTGGGATGACGCATCAAACGGGGCTAGATCAATTAAGATGGTCGCAACTAGTACGCGCAATGGGACAACCATTAATTATGGTTCCATTGAGTAGTATTGCTACGGCTGGATTGAATCCTAAAGAAGCAGGTTCGGCAAGTGGTTTATTTAATATGATGCGTAATATGGGCGGTTCTATAGGAATTGCTTCATTAGCCACTTTATTAACGAATAGGGAGCAATTTCACTCTAATAGATTGGGCGATAGCGTATCCTTATATAATCCTGAAACTCAACAGCGAATCGACCAGATGACACAGTATTTTATCAGTCGAGGCGCAGATTTGAGTACAGCCCAAAATCAGGCGATCGCATCTATATCTAATATTGTGCGTCGCGAAGCCTTTGTAATGGCTTTTAATGATTGTTTTTACTTTATTGGCATTGCTTTATTATTAAGCGGACTGGCAATTATTTTTATTAAAAAAGTCAAAGCTACTGGTGGTGCTGTTGGGCATTAA
- a CDS encoding major facilitator transporter, with translation MTKPKLLLPALKSKNYRLFFAGQGISLIGTWMTQLATIWLVYSLTNSALLLGVVGFTSQIPSFFLAPFGGVFVDRFSRYRTLIGTQIMAMIQSLALAVLALTGVIQVWHIIALSLFQGFINALDAPARQAFVPELVERREDLANAIAINSTMINGARLIGPAIGGLIIARIGAAYCFLIDGLSYIAVIAALLAMTIKPWRVPVSSGNPLQKVKEGFGYAFNFPPIRAILLLSTLVSLMGLQNTILVPIFAEEILKGGAETLGFLMAASGVGALSGGIYLATRRTILGIGKLIAIAPAILGVGLIAFALSRFLPLSLFTMLFVGLGTILQIASSNTFLQTIVEEDKRGRLMSLYTMSFLGMIPVGNLLGGFLASRIGAPNTLIIDGIACIIGSLIFSRQLPGLRKLVIPIYEQKGILKDVEYSK, from the coding sequence ATGACTAAACCAAAGCTGCTTCTACCTGCATTAAAATCAAAAAACTATCGCCTGTTTTTTGCCGGACAAGGTATATCACTAATTGGCACTTGGATGACACAACTAGCGACAATTTGGCTAGTTTATAGCTTAACAAACTCAGCATTACTATTAGGGGTTGTCGGCTTTACCAGCCAAATTCCTAGTTTCTTTCTCGCTCCCTTTGGGGGTGTTTTTGTAGACCGCTTTTCGCGCTATCGTACCTTAATTGGTACGCAAATTATGGCGATGATTCAGTCGTTAGCATTGGCAGTACTAGCGCTAACTGGTGTGATTCAAGTATGGCACATCATTGCTTTAAGCTTATTTCAGGGATTTATTAATGCCTTAGATGCACCAGCCAGACAAGCATTTGTCCCAGAATTAGTAGAACGTAGAGAAGATTTAGCCAATGCGATCGCAATTAATTCAACGATGATCAATGGAGCTAGATTAATTGGCCCGGCGATCGGCGGTTTGATCATCGCTAGAATTGGCGCTGCTTATTGTTTTCTCATCGATGGTTTAAGCTATATTGCTGTGATTGCTGCTTTATTAGCAATGACAATTAAACCCTGGCGAGTTCCAGTAAGTAGCGGTAATCCCCTACAAAAAGTTAAAGAAGGTTTTGGTTACGCTTTTAACTTTCCTCCCATTCGAGCCATCTTGTTACTATCAACTTTAGTTAGCTTAATGGGATTGCAAAACACCATTCTTGTACCCATTTTTGCCGAAGAAATTCTCAAAGGTGGTGCAGAAACATTAGGCTTTTTGATGGCAGCTTCAGGAGTAGGAGCCTTATCGGGTGGGATTTATTTAGCTACCAGGCGGACAATATTAGGAATTGGTAAATTAATTGCGATAGCTCCAGCAATTTTAGGTGTTGGGTTAATTGCTTTTGCTTTATCTCGATTTCTACCACTTTCTTTATTCACAATGTTGTTTGTAGGCTTAGGAACAATTCTGCAAATTGCATCAAGTAACACCTTCTTACAAACAATTGTCGAAGAAGACAAACGCGGTAGATTGATGAGTTTGTATACTATGTCCTTTTTAGGAATGATACCTGTAGGCAATTTATTAGGAGGTTTCTTAGCCAGCCGGATTGGCGCTCCTAACACATTAATTATTGATGGTATAGCTTGTATTATCGGCTCGCTCATTTTTAGCAGACAATTACCTGGATTGAGAAAGCTAGTTATCCCTATTTATGAGCAAAAAGGCATTTTAAAAGATGTTGAATATTCCAAATAG
- a CDS encoding HlyD family secretion protein — MGANTLNGHKKGNTSVIDKQLITDVESLEAVTSEPSAIAEATVVTPEAPTEPKTDVHPQPEVEKKADKKRKKPIGLILAGLGVGAIAAGGFGYHYWQYASTHESTDNATVVGNIHQVASRIPGTVSQVLVDDNQLVQPGQLLVTLDPSDYQSQVQQAQAALETARSQAQAAQANIALTSQTSSGKTAQAQGDVSNALAAISTAQAAVKEAQAGIPAAQAEVQLAQAGIPAAQAQVAQANANLAKTQADYNRYQSLFKEGAIPRQQLDTAKAAYDVAVAQKNAAVQGVQQAQARLASARVGVAKAQSQLAQAQEGVTSAQAKLAASKGGLQQATASGQDTAVKQSQYEAAKAAIAQAEASLKNAQLQLSYTNITAPSAGRVGRKNVEVGNRVQVGTPLMAIVDNGYWVVANFKETQLNKMRPGEPVEIKLDAFPNHPFTGHVDSISPASGAQFALLPPDNATGNFTKIVQRIPVKVTFDGNSIQGYESRIAPGMSAEVDVEVK, encoded by the coding sequence ATGGGCGCTAATACATTGAACGGACACAAAAAAGGCAATACCTCTGTTATCGACAAACAACTAATTACTGATGTAGAGAGTTTAGAGGCTGTTACCTCAGAACCTTCCGCCATTGCAGAAGCAACCGTTGTAACTCCCGAAGCTCCAACAGAACCGAAAACTGATGTTCATCCTCAGCCAGAGGTAGAAAAAAAAGCTGATAAGAAGCGGAAAAAACCAATTGGCTTGATTTTAGCTGGACTGGGTGTAGGTGCGATCGCTGCTGGTGGATTTGGTTATCACTATTGGCAATATGCTTCTACCCACGAATCGACAGATAACGCTACTGTAGTGGGAAATATTCACCAAGTTGCTAGCCGCATTCCCGGTACTGTTAGTCAAGTGTTAGTGGATGATAACCAGCTGGTGCAACCCGGACAGTTATTAGTAACTCTCGATCCCAGTGATTATCAAAGTCAGGTACAGCAAGCGCAAGCTGCATTAGAAACTGCTCGCAGTCAGGCGCAAGCCGCACAAGCGAATATTGCTTTAACTTCACAAACCTCCAGCGGTAAAACAGCTCAGGCGCAAGGAGATGTCAGCAATGCTTTGGCTGCAATTTCCACAGCGCAAGCCGCAGTCAAAGAAGCCCAAGCCGGGATACCCGCCGCCCAAGCTGAGGTACAACTAGCCCAAGCCGGGATACCCGCCGCCCAAGCTCAAGTAGCGCAGGCTAATGCTAATTTGGCAAAAACCCAAGCAGATTACAACCGTTACCAAAGTTTGTTTAAAGAAGGCGCAATTCCTCGCCAGCAGTTAGATACAGCCAAAGCAGCTTACGATGTGGCTGTAGCCCAGAAGAATGCTGCGGTTCAGGGCGTTCAACAAGCACAAGCTAGGTTAGCCTCTGCGAGAGTAGGTGTAGCAAAAGCCCAATCGCAACTTGCACAAGCACAAGAAGGTGTCACCAGCGCCCAAGCGAAACTCGCCGCATCTAAGGGTGGATTGCAACAAGCCACCGCTAGCGGACAAGACACCGCAGTTAAACAAAGTCAGTATGAAGCAGCAAAAGCCGCGATCGCTCAAGCCGAAGCATCGCTGAAAAACGCACAGTTGCAGCTTTCTTACACCAACATCACTGCGCCTAGTGCCGGACGAGTAGGTAGGAAAAACGTCGAAGTTGGGAACCGGGTACAAGTAGGAACGCCATTAATGGCGATCGTTGATAACGGCTATTGGGTAGTAGCCAACTTCAAAGAAACCCAATTAAATAAAATGCGACCTGGAGAACCAGTGGAAATCAAGTTGGATGCTTTTCCTAATCACCCGTTTACAGGTCATGTTGACAGTATATCTCCAGCTTCCGGCGCGCAATTTGCTTTATTACCCCCAGATAACGCCACTGGTAACTTCACCAAAATTGTCCAACGCATTCCTGTTAAAGTAACTTTTGATGGAAACAGTATCCAAGGATATGAGTCTCGCATTGCACCTGGGATGTCTGCGGAAGTTGATGTAGAAGTTAAATAA
- a CDS encoding arsenate reductase and related protein — protein sequence MPIQVYGIPNCGTCKKALKWLKDNNINYKFINTKENPPTRETIQNWVETFGSAPMRNTSGQSYRALGDEKKTWNDERWIDAFAKDAMLLKRPVFVKDAKAVLVGFKEKEEIIREKLEI from the coding sequence ATGCCAATTCAAGTTTATGGAATTCCTAACTGCGGTACTTGTAAAAAAGCTTTGAAATGGCTCAAAGACAACAACATTAATTACAAATTCATCAATACCAAAGAAAATCCTCCTACTCGTGAAACGATCCAAAACTGGGTGGAGACTTTTGGTTCTGCGCCTATGCGCAATACCTCCGGTCAATCCTACCGTGCTTTAGGTGATGAAAAGAAGACTTGGAATGATGAACGGTGGATTGACGCCTTTGCTAAGGACGCAATGCTGCTGAAGCGACCTGTTTTTGTAAAAGATGCAAAAGCAGTGCTAGTAGGTTTCAAAGAAAAAGAAGAAATAATTCGCGAAAAATTAGAGATTTAA